ATAGCGGCCTGGAGTAGAGGAAAGGTAAAATAAGCATCCTGGGCCCCTGCAGCTACCTTAAGACTCCTCAGGTTGTCCCAACTCACCATTCCATAGCAGTCTCTCATAGGCTTCTTGGCCCCGGCTGAGGATGGAGGAAAACTTATCCTGGACCTCTTGTGCCCCACATAGAAGAGCCATCTGGACCATCACAGCCACAGCTGCCAGCCATAGCCCTCCACAGTAAGCACTGATCAGGGACAGGAGTTTGGGGGTTCAGACTGGCAACTCAAGCTACTCTCATGTAATCTAACAGTCGTTCTTTCTTAAGCCTTCCCCATCTCTTGGTGCCCAATTCCCCATCTCTAGCCTCCTGGAAACTCCTGCCCGCTCCCTGCCTCTAACCTGGGGCCTGTGGTGACCCATCCATCGTAAGTCTGGTCTGCATAGCCTCCATTTTCAATGAGTCCATCATGGTCCTTGTCAAACTTCATTTCAGACTCCATCACAGCCTAGAGAAAGACGAAGAAACGGAAGACCTAGGTGCTAAGAAAAGATAATAGCTGGGCTCTCCCCAGAGCTAGTCATGCCTGACACACTGGCTACTGCACATGCATCCCTTACCAAACACACAGGCCACATGTCCTTTAAGAAGCCTTGGTCACCCGTCAGGTAATAGTCTCGATAAACCTGCAGCACAAACTTCAGGTTCAGGTCCTTCCAGTCAGCAGTATCATGGATCAAATATGCATTGACTCGGAGCCATGGCTCATCATCTGCGAGAAGAAAGAGGACCTGATTCATTTGCATTGGTGGACAAAGTGAAGGGTATAAAAAGTTGAAGAAGAGCATTTGAACTTGGGGTGGAGGGATCTTTACCTGGGTCCCCAATATCATGGGGGATGACATTCTTCCTTTTCACAGGTGCTATTACTCCACTCATCAGATATCGTCGCCGTGTCAGGTCCTCCCTGAGAGTTGCCAGAGCTGGAGAAGCAGACATACAAGTGGGAGGGGAAAAGCATGGAATGGGCAGGCTTGGGATGGGGCACAGAGCTATGTATGACACCCCAGAGGGGAAATGAATAGGATACAGATATGTTTGGAGAACAGTGGAAGAAGAGATAATCTGAGGGACCATAAACGTTCAGGAATATAGGAAGCTAAGGGGAAAGATATAAAACAACACAAAAGTTACCCTCACCCATGTCATACTGTAGGCTTAGCTCGAGTTTGGGCCAGAGCATAACGAGGGCAAAGGAGGCATAAAAATGTACATCATATGTGTTGTACATGCGATACTCCTGGCCTAGAGGAATGAGGAAAGATACATTGTTGCCAGAATTCCTGCTATCCCTTCATAGCTCCCTCCCCACATCTTCCAAAGTTGGAGGCAGAGCATTGCCTGTGATCAGTTCATGGTCACCACTGACCCCCTCATCCCATCAATACCCTGGACGGTAAAAACCATCATCTGGCTTTGTGATAAGTCGCTAACTGACCTGAGGGGTATGACCTGCCAAATCCCACAAGTAGTCCATACCCTCTAGATAGCCAAATCGACCATAGTCCCGCAGAACGGGGCGGAGCCAACACATGCTTCCTCCCAGCTCTTCTGGTAGGGAGTCCTCAGGAACTTCCAGCCATACTGTGCCTCCATCAGCAAGGAAGTATAGTTCATTGAACAGTGCAGATTTGTACCAGGCAGGCAAGGATCTGGGAAGTCAGAAGGAGGCAATGGTTTCATGAGTGTGGACCACCAAGGATAGAAAGGATTCTGGTGTTCAACATAGTGGAAATTTGGTGGGTAGCCAATGAATCAGAGTCCCATTTGGAAGGGCATGcccagaaaagaggaaagagaaggctCCTCTGGCACCTGTCATCTAATACCGGGCTCTGCCAAGCTGAGATCCTGTCTTCCCAGTCTGCATATCGGCATAGTGCATAGTGGCTAAGAGCAGGTGCTGCATCACCATCTAGGCCAAAGAATCTTGTATACCGCCTGTGATAGAAAGAAACGGAAGGGATGAGAACACCTGTTCCAGGTCAGAGTTCTAGAGTCTTGGATCATTAAAGGTTCTTGGTCCCCACACCTGTAGTGGACTTGGCCTTTAGCTCCAAACATGATCCTGGGCATGTCCCAAGCCAGTGAAAACTCCAGGCGGCACTGGCCTCGAGGTGGCAGCTTGCCCGAAACACATACTGCCCCAGCAACGCCTTCTCCTTTCTGTGAGGGGGTGCTTTGGCCTGAGAATCACAAGACAAATAAGCAAAGGCACCCCCTCCAACACCAGGGCTGGGGTCCCTAACATGAGAACAAGGCCTGTTTATTATCAGGTCTCCCACCCCTGGTCCTTAAGACAGGTACAGTCTTTCTTCCCAACCCTCCCAGTCAGACCCCCCATCACCAGCAGGGGAGTCCAGTTGTCCATCCTGAAGTAGGTCCTGCCACACCTGCTGCCCAGTACTGTCAGGGTCGAAGGCTGTGATATGGGTTACTGTGGTATCTGCCTGTTAAGGAGCCAAAAACTCTGTGAGGACAAGCTCCACAAGTATGCTGGATTCTGACTCGCTGTCCAGCTCCTCTTACATACTATCGCCTCCAAGTTCCAGAGGCTGAAGGACTCTGATGAAGGTGGGACTTAGGGGTTGAAGAAATGAAGAGAGCATGATGTACTCGGGGTGGGTCTAGAGTTAGGTTAAGGGTAGGGGCTAAGGTAAAGGGCAGGCTCTTCCATTACCGTGAGTCGTGCAGCCACAGCCATGGTGTAAGGATTTGGAAGGGTTGGGTGATGCAGCAGTAGTCCCTGTACAGTCTTCCCATCTTGCTCCAGACAGAAGGGCTCATTCCACAAACCCCCTGGGGCATCGTCTTCACCCCCTAGTCCATTCCGCATGGAGAACATGATGGACACATCCATAGCTTCATCCCCTTCATTTTCCACATCCCATACAAAGACTCCTACAGGTAGGCTGCTGTCCTGGGGACAAAAAAATTGGACTCACACGGTCTCATTGTAGCCCTTTCTGGTCTCAGTCCCCAGGATTATTCCTGGGCAAGAAGGACCTGTCTCATATATCCCCAATGTACTCTTGTCTTCCACTTGCATCTCCCCATATTTCCAGGCAGGCTGCCTTCCAGAGTACATAGAAGACAAGGTGTGTGATGTTCATGGCTCCAACCCCTCCCTTTCACAGGTCATGGAATTTTCAGCAGAGGTGGACCTGGGGGAGGGAGGGCAAtggaggaaacagaaagagagccTCACCTGGTAGTCATGGGGCAAGATGGGTGTGATCTGACGGCAGGTGAGGGTGACATTCTGGCCAGGAAGCTGATAGACAGTCCAGGCTCGGGGATAGAGGGCGTGGTAGAAAGCAAAGTACCCACACAATCCCCAGTTCCAGCTGCGCAGGACACTTGGACGCTCCAGGGACAGAACTTGCTGGTATACAGTCTGCCCCTCCCGACGCAAGCACACTGTGAACTTGATCAAGAGGGCAGATAGGCTGGAACAGGGCAACCCACAGGTACCACACACTAGTCTTCCTCCCCTTGGAGCAGTTCCTCCCCTCCCAGAGCCTGGATCCTCACAGCTGTACCACCAGCCTCAGTTCATCCCCCAGGCCTTCCCCTAAGCTCAGTAAGCCACCAAGTCCTGCTGCCTCCCCCATTATCTAGCTCCCAggtttcctctttcctttctactACTATGGTCTCCACACCCTGATCTAAGTCTACAGTCTATGCCACTTCTTATCTGGGTAGCAGAGTGATCTTTCTTACAAACAAATCAATAATGTTAGTCTCTGCTTTTAATGTTTCATTGACTCCTATGGTGTAATGCTAAAGTTTAGATTCTTTTTGCCCTTTGTTAGTACTGGAATTGATCTAGGGATGCTctgggacttttattttttaattttatgatagtgcctccctaaattgcccaggctggcctagaacttgtgatcttcctgcctcagcctcccatgtagctgggattacagctgtgtaccactgcacctggctgaagTCTAAATTCTCTTACCTGGCTTCCAAAGCCCTTCTTAATCTGGTCTCTACCTCTTTAAACACTTATATTCTGGTTACATAAAATACTTCCTGTTCCTTGAGCACACTACATTTCCTCCTCCATGGATCTGTTCATGTTCATTCTCCATCTAGTAACTCCTCCTGAACCTTCAAGGGCCAGGTCAGATGCTATCTCTTCTTCCTCCAGTAGTGAGTCATTCCATGTGTCCCTCTGTTGTAGCATTTGtgtattatgtcaaaatgtatttaaTTGCCATTCTATTTCCCTGATTGCTCTATTGGTTCTTTTGAGACTCTTCTAGTTCACTAATGTGGCCCTCTGCAGAGCTGGCATGTGTGTAAAGCGAATGAGCAAGTCTGTACCATACAAAGTCCCTTTTCTTAGTATACTATCTATCCTCACCTCACAGTCTCCCGTTTTCTCTAAGTTCTATTTCCCCAACAAAAATTCAAgctgctagggctggggatatagctcagtggtatagtgcttgcctatgTGTAAGGCCCaccacacacataaacatatacattcttctctctctctctctctctctctctctctctctctctctctctctcacacacacacacacacacacacacacacacacacacacctcctggAGAGTAGGAGTTATGAGAGATTAATAGCTCTTCTCTTGGTTCAAACTATACCTGGTATTTTTACtgtacagaaaataatttttcatgttcTTGGAACAGTACATAATGGTTAAAACCACAGGTATTTTATCATAGAAAAAACTGGTTCTAAATCCCAATCTTTCCTTTTACCACTCATGTGACCTTGGATGTAATACAGCCCTCTCTGGCTCTTAGTAtccccatctataaaataagcataggattgtttttaatattaaatatataagaagTCTAGCACAGGGACTAAACATATTAAGCATGCAATAATTACTTTAACTGTAGAGTCATGATTCCAGAAGGCATTCACTTGGGATACCTAAAGGATGAGGCAGAGGGGGGATCTTGGGGCATTGGGTGGGGCTAATAAACTTGAATTAAGAAGGGCACTGTCATCAATGGGACTAAGATCtgtcagtcatttctccttcGAAGATGAGCTGAAAGCAGGAGGCATTCCTCAAACAGGGAAGAGGAACAGAGGAACTTggtagataaataataaaaaggtaggCCATTAGAAAGATATGATGAAAGGCAGGCCATATATCTCTGGCAACTTAAGACCCAAAGGCAATGTAGAAGCAGAAGGGGACAAGAagtttcagaaaaggaaaaaaggctaGAGAAAGTTGTGGGGGCCCTAGCCACAGAGACCTGTGATTCACACAAAGAAGTTGACCTCCAGCTGAAGGTTGAACTATgatctttttttctccttgactttggagacttggttttcattttcctttttttttttttggtggtggtgctggggattgaacccagggctctgtgcatgctacgcaagcactcacccaactgagctatattcctagccccttaattttcctttctaatcCTACCAAATGTTCTTTCAGCCAGGTTCAGTGAGCTGGGAACTCTCTGTACTCCTTGTAGTGGGTTCTGGCTCAGCTAGTAGAATTGGGGCCACAAGGTAGATAGGAGGCATTTAATACAGAAATGCCAGGGCTGTTTTCTTGTTCAAGAAATGTGTGCCATGCGTGTCTTATTCCCATTGCATATCCTAGGGCACACGAAAAGCATCTTAAAAGTCTTTCTTGGATTGAATCCTATCTACATTTAACTATCCCACCCTAGTCAAGAGGCCCTTCTTTGAGACTTTCCTCTGCCTCTTGGCTCTTACTTGGTCAGCAATGACTGTCTGGTGCTGGTACATTCCAGGGTTAAGCTGCCAACGACAGAACTGGCCTCTCCAGCCACGGGTGATAGTGCCTCCCCCGATGCCACCCAAGGGACAACCTAGAGAGAGAAACATGATGGTTAGTGGGGTAAGGGGAGAAGAAAACAGTGCCTTTCTCACTTTGTGGACTTTAAAAACCACTTCCTCTAAAAACCTAGGGAATGGGGCAGTGCAATTTGCATAAACTGGAAGCCTCTTTGCCTAACTCTATAGTGGACCTGAATGCTACAACCTTTCTAAGCAGGGCAGAAGTGGGGTGAGGCTCACCATAGATCTGCCTCAGGGGTACACAATTGAACATGTCGATAAAAGGTGTCTTCTTCTCTACCTGGGTCTTCCGGTACCACCACTTTAAGTACCTGAGGAGCAAGAGGTAGTGAGTACAGGGGTGGATAGGCAGTTCTTCACAGGCTACAATCACTTGCCTTTCAACATCCAGCAGTGACCTCCCATTAAATGTACCAAGGCATCATCACCTTGTCTTGATTATTCTACAGTTCAAGGCCCCTTCATTTTCCCAGTTGCCCCAGCCATTAGTGTAGGATAGCCTTTGTTTCTCCTCTTTATTCTCTGCAAAAGGGGCTTTCCgatctttcctttcctctccaaTTCTACTACTATTGCTTTAGTTCAAACCTTAGGAGCTTTTGTGTGAGATGTTGAAAGGGTCAGTTATACTTCCCTGTCCACCCACTCTACCACCCACTCCCTATCTCCCAAACAGGTACAGGCTGCCAAGataactttcttcttttaaaaatgattatttttctttttgattatgaaaaatgaaaatctggAAATAcactagaaagagaaaaatatctcaCCCAAAGAGAACCAATATTTTTGTATCCAGCCATTTCCTTGTAAGTCTTCCTTTTTAAGTTCAGCATTTAAACTATAAGCTTTCAGATTTTGCTCTTTTATAATATTCCAGTAAAGTTTTCTAAAAATCCCAACAATTTCCTGGTCTTGTTCCCACTTTATAGCCAATAGACAAATGACTAAGGCTATCTCCAATAGGTAAATCATTCCATTTCAAGGCGAAGAAAGCCCCAGCCTGCCTTTAATCTTATTTCCTACAAATTCTTATTCAGGATGGATCTGCACTAAGCATTCCCTGCCCTGCCTGACTCTTTTCCACTTCTACTCTCTTCTCTGGCCCAATGATTTTATACCTGATGTCCAGTGACACCACTTCTAACCAAGTAATTAGGTAAGTATACCCTAAAGCCTGTTCcctccatctataaaatgggcataCCTCCTGCCCTAGCTATCTCAGAGAGTAAATGAAATATCAAATGACATGACAGATAAGAAAGCCATAAAGTGGAATACCTGTGACAGGTATGCttattgttatttaaatgttCTCCATGTGAGCCTGacaaatttttaagtttcttggGGAAAGGGTTAGTGACAAAGACTAATTCAGTGTTACTCTCAGCTCTAAGTACAGGGCAGGGCACATGGTCTGCAATCCATAAATGGTTGCTTACAAATGAATGTACAAACAATGGGACACAATAGATTTGAGCTAGGGGAGGAGAAATGTGATTAAGGAACAGGGGGCAGTACATTATGGAGGCAGGGAGAACAGCTCTGAGGATGAAGGATGAGATGTGGGGAGGCAGAGGTCTTCTTTGCTAGCTTAGAGGAAACTAGAGTTTGGCACTAGAGGCCAGAAGGGATTGGTGGAAGGAAGGTTGGTGCAGCTGTGATTAGGACAGccatggaaaagaaatgaaagatatgaAGATAAGAAGAACAAAGGACTATTTGGCATAGAATAAtcacttgataaatatttactgcATGAATGGATTCTGGTTGAAGGGAGTCATCAAAATTGAGCTCCCACCAAGCCCAGGCCCAGAGAACTCCATCTTGCTGTAGCTCCTAATGAGAGTTCCTCCAGTTGGGCTCCCTCTTAGCTTTCGCATTCCCCTAATTTAGCGGCTGGCCTTCTCCATAATTTCTGCCCTAACTCAAAAATTATCATTCCAAATTTTTCTTTGTCTCACTCCTGCTTTCTTTTCAATGAAGACTATTCTCTCATTCTAGAAGTTCTGTGTTAATGGCTCCTATCCTATCCTGGGATGGACAGCCAGGGTCCAGAGGACTGAGCAAAACTTCAGGTCTCTGATTCAGCTCATATTTAGGGATAAGAGGGGGGCTAGAATGCTCAGATGTTTTTTACCTCATGGTCCCCAACACATGCAACCCACTGTTCTTGTCTCAGTACCCTAGATCCCATTTTGACCCAAAGGTTTTTAAGGTCAAATTTGGACTGGATCAGTTTCAGAAGCAGCCTGGAGGGATGATTCTTCTGTGGTACAGGACACTGCAGGCACTAACAGAGGAGTCAGATGTCTAGGCAGCACCAGGTCCTTCCCATAGTCCAGGACTGGGCTTAGGTAAGTGACCTCCCCACCACAACCCTTAACACTGGGGAAGTGAAGGATCTCCTGCTTTAGAAGTTATCAGGACTCAGTTTCTCAACATATATacctccctccccagctctgtGTTTACTGTGTGGGACTGACTCAGGATGACCTCAGGGTGATGCTTTCTGACCTCACATCCACCTGTTCCTGTTAACAAGTATGGTTTCTCATCATAGTCTTTGAACTCAGTGGGAACCCAGAGGGTTTCTACAGCCCAAATAAGCTCTGTGGGTGTCTATAATCTTGAGGTAGGGGAGAAGCCAGGGCACCCTCTGGAAGACTATTACTAAGACCTCTGGGGACATCCATAGCAGCACCTCTCTGATCAGAAGGCATCTTTGCGGAGCTAGGGGTgaagttcagtggcagagcacttgcatgcaatctaccactgagttgtatccccagcctactactccccccacccccacttttgaCACAGGTTTCagtatgttgcccaggctggctctgaactcctgggctcaagcagtcCTCCTACTTCcacctcccaaatagctgggattacaagtgcatACCAGTGTGCCCAGCTCCCTGTCTTTGCTTTTTATATAAGCTGTCTGATATAATAGAGAATAGAGTGAAGTTCTCATTACCCTCTCCTTGGGGATGACAACAGGCAGGCTCTCACCTACTCACTGGAGCTAAACTTTGAGGAAAAGAAACCAGACCCAGACAAGTGTTGGAAGTGTAATACTGTCTGCTTAAAGATGATACAGAGAATGCTCCAGCTGCTCAGAGTAATCTGGGGTTGAAAACTTCCCCCTTCCAAATAAAACAATGTGTCAGTGCAACAGCAGTCCTACCATTCTCTCCTACCTTGACACAAAGTCTAGCTAATCCCAAAGGGAAGTCTTTGGGAAAGAGGGAGTAAATGACAGGGAACAGGACCAAAAGTTCCTACCTTTTCCTGCTAAAAGGACAAGGGAGGAAGATGGTTGCAAAGAGATATGACTTGGTCTCACCCTCCAAAATCACAAGCCTAAGATATTCTGGAACAAGGGCCACTTGAATGGGATCAGGAGCTCATTTGCTTTTCCACCCTTTCCCACTTCTGATGGAAGTCTTGAAATGGAACAAAGTAAGGCATTCTAGACAATAGGATCTACTCACCTCAAGCCCATGCCCAAATGCTTTACCAGGTTGCTTAGGGAGATGTTGTTAGCTTGAAAGGGTTTCCTCTTCTCTGCAAACTCGTGTGCCAGGCAGATGCGCCAGCCAAAAGGAGGCACCTGGTACCCCCTAGCTTTTCCCTCATAGGACGCCATCAGCTGCCCAGAGTCCTCCGGACTGCAGTAGCCTGGTTCATTTTGACGTCGACTTTCCTCAGGGTTCTCGAAACCTGTAACCTGCACAGACTCCGAGCTCTCAACAGCTTCTGGGCGATAGAGCTGGGAATCCCCTTTGGCGCTGCTAATCTGCTCCAAGGCTGGGACGCCGGTTTCCATgttccctggatcctgggtgccCACAACCTCTGACACAATGTATGGCCCCGGGTCCCGAGACCTCTGACACAAAGTATATCGCCAAGCCAAGTGCAGACGCGGGCGCCGGTAGTAGTTAGGTGCCGTCCGGGAGGGCTGGACGCTGGGGAAAACTGGGGTGAGCTGGAGGCTTCGTAGAAGCGGGGAGTTCTTGTTGCAGCGGTGGCGACGACAGCAATAATGCTGCCTCGGAATCCCTTTCGATAGTGTCTCTAGGTCCTGGGCGGGAAGGGTCGGGCCTCGCCTTCATTGGGCCGTGGTGATTAGCTCGTCTGGCCAAAGGCCGACACGGCCCGCGGAGAGGGGCGGAGCCGTGGGACCGGCCCACAAGGCACCGCCCCGGGACCAGCCCGTACAGTCCCGCCCCCGGAGCCGGCCCGGGAGCTCACGGCGGCCTCGGCCCCGCCCCGGGGCCACGGCACCAGGCCCCCCAGGGTTGACCGCCGGGTCCGGCCCGCGGGGGTCCGGGACAACGCCCGCACCCAGGTGCCAGCCCGTGGAATGGTGACCCCGGGCGCCTGGAGGACCCGAGCTTCTTCCGGTCCGGACAGCCGGGTGCTTCCGGCCGGAAGGGGCTCCCTGAGCGGGGCGGGGGGGATCTGAAAGGAAGTCCCGCCTCTGCCGTGCCACCTACGCCGCGGACGCCGCCGCGTACCTGGCCGGGTCCCAGAGGGGCCCGGGCAGGTGAGGACCTTGGTGTCCTCAGACCCTGGTTTTGGACCGTGCGAGGTGACAGGCGGCGGTGGTCTTGGGCTGGGACGTGAAGTCTTGAGGGAAGTGGGGTGTGGAGGCCAGCCTGTGATGGGGGGACTAAGCCGGAGCTAAAGGGAGCCGGGGTCTGGGGACCAGAACGACGCCTTCCCCCTAGGCAGTACAGGGTCAGCAGCCCCGTGACCCTCGTGTCCTGCCAGCTACCCAAATCCTGGCATTTTCCTGTGGTACCGAGGTGTTGACCACCAGTCCTCTGACACTTGTAAGAAAAACCCCACATATTGGTCTCTGGGACTCAGTTCTAGACATATCCCTAGGTTCAGGCTCCCTCCCTGTCATGTTACTGACCTCTGATCTCCCATGTTTCCTTCTAGATCTGAATCCAGAGCTGCCATGATTGAAGTGGTAGCTGAGTTGAGCCGAGGTCCTGTATTTCTGGCGGGGGAGGCACTGGAGTGTGTGGTAACCGTCACCAACCCCTTACCCCCTACAGCCACTTCTGCATCCAGGTGAGAATGCTCCTGCTGAAGGTGGTGGCCCTTCTGGGAGGAAGCTTGGTATCTCTGGTGCTATGCCAGAGATCAGGTTGTCCAGTAGCTATACCACCAACTTCTTGCTCATTGTGTTCTCATTGTAGGAAAGGGCTATTTAACAGAAGGGGTGGATGACATAGccctccactctcctcctcccttccctagCCCTCCCCATTTCCCTTTGTACTCACAGTATACTTTAATGTAATGGTTTCTCTTTGGGGGTTCCAAATTTCCTGATCACTAGAATAGCCTTCTAACCTTGTTGGTCTCATCAGACAATGTGGTAGTCAGTTTGGGAAAGCATTGTGAGGTCAGGAATTACCCTCTGaagtctccttttcctctttctacaGTGAGGCTCTGGCTTGGGCCAGTGCCCAGATCCACTGCCAGTTCCATGCCAGTGAGAGTCGAGTAGCACTGCCTCCCCCTGATTCTAGTCAGCCAGATGTCCAGCCTGACAGCCAGACTGTGTTTCTGCCACACCGAGGTTAGAGATGGGGCATTTGCCTGGGGTTCAGGGGGGCATTGGAGTCATTGTCACCCAGTGTGATTTTAAGTTGTTCTCGTGTGTTACAGTCCGTGTCACACTGGGGATGTAGAGGAAGGTAGCTGGTGCTTTGTGGTGTAAGATTCTGTCCCATATCACAACAGGAAAAGAGGTGGCAGCCTTTCACTGCCTCCACTTGCTCTACTAGCCTTGTCTGACATTGGACAGTGGAGTCATTAAATTGCAGTCTTTCCTGACTTTTATAGGTGAGAGAGGTCAGTGTATCCTTTCTACTCCACCAAAAATTCTATTTTGTGACCTGAGGCTAGACCCTGGAGAGTCCAAATCATGTGAGTGACTGTCCCTAGCCCTGGATTGCCTTCTAAGTCTCCTGGAGGGAGGACTCCTCTGGCTGCCTCTAGCTGCCCTGACTACTGCTTCCCAACCAGACTCCTACAGTGAAGTGCTGCCCATTGAGGGACCACCCTCCTTTCGGGGTCAGTCGGTCAAGTACGTCTACAAACTGACTATTGGCTGCCAGCGTGTCAACTCACCCATCACTTTACTTAGGGTCCCTTTGAGGGTTCTTGTACTGACTGGTAAGTAAGGGTGCCTGGAGGGAAGGGCTGGAGTAGAGCATTGCCAAAGCAGAAATAATCTAAGAGGGCTTGCAAGCTTTCTTAGGGATGGTGCTAGGGAATTGGGGAAGGAGGGAGCGTTCTGGAGATTATGTCAAGATGTTGACCTCATCCAAGGCTTTCCTTACTTGCACTTCTCTCAGGTTGGAGTCTAAACTCAAATCTCTATTTTCATCTGTTCCCTCCTAGCATTAcctcttcactttttctttctctaggcCTTCAAGATGTCCGGTTTCCCCAGGATGAGGCTGTAGCCCCATCTAGTCCATTTTTAGAGGAGGATGAGGGTGGCAAGAAGGACTCATGGCTTGCTGAGCTGGCTGGGGAGCGTCTCATGGCTGCCACATCCTGCCGTAGCCTCCGTGAGAATCCTTTCAGAATTGTTCCACCCCATTCCTCCTTGCAAATTATTCCCATATCAAAGACAGTCTCCTAACCACCACATGTTTTTGTGGATGATCTGATTATCTCACCCCGGATTATAAAGATAAGTCCCACCTGTTGGCCTCTGGAACACAGTGCTCGACATCCCCCAGTGTAGACTCCAGGCTTATAGTGTTTTGTTCTCCCCAGATCTGTACAATATCAGTGATGGTCGAGGGAAAGTTGGGACATTTGGCATCTTCAAATCTGTGTACAGACTTGGCGAGGACGTGGTGGGAACCTTAAACTTAGGGGAAGGAACTGTAGCTTGTTTGCAGGTAAgaagggagactggggtgttgggCTTAAAGGGCTGTGGTAGAAGGAGGCCCTACAGAGAGAGGGGTGGTATGTAGAAGTGGACAGTGGGATCACCTAGGGTGCCTTTGGTAAAACATTTTGAGATTGGGCTACTCTGTCACTTATGTCTGCTTTTATAAATGCCTGCTTGCATGTAACTCTCTTTTTGCTCCTAGTTTTCAGTAAGCTTACAGACAGAGGAACGGGTACAGCCTGAATACCAGCGGCGCCGGGGGACAGGGGGTGCTCCCTCTGTGTCCCATGTGACTCATGCCCGGCACCAGGAGTCCTGCTTACATACTACCAGAACCAGcttctctctccccatccctctcaGCTCTACCCCAGGCTTCTGCACTGCCATTGGTAAGACACTGACCAATATTGGAGAAGGGAGAATAAAATTCTGTGTTAGGTAGAGTGTAATGGGTCTTGATTGCTAACACATTTCCCCATATACCTAAGTTCATCCGTGACCCTTAATGTTTTCTCAGAGCTTTAATCTCTACCTCTGTTTTTGGATGCATAGAACCCTAAACTCTTCAGCAGCTTTGTAGAATTCCTTCCCCACTCCAACCTCCTGGGCCTCTGTGATGCACTGATCTCTAATT
This portion of the Ictidomys tridecemlineatus isolate mIctTri1 chromosome 4, mIctTri1.hap1, whole genome shotgun sequence genome encodes:
- the Rgp1 gene encoding RAB6A-GEF complex partner protein 2 isoform X2; this encodes MIEVVAELSRGPVFLAGEALECVVTVTNPLPPTATSASSEALAWASAQIHCQFHASESRVALPPPDSSQPDVQPDSQTVFLPHRGLQDVRFPQDEAVAPSSPFLEEDEGGKKDSWLAELAGERLMAATSCRSLHLYNISDGRGKVGTFGIFKSVYRLGEDVVGTLNLGEGTVACLQFSVSLQTEERVQPEYQRRRGTGGAPSVSHVTHARHQESCLHTTRTSFSLPIPLSSTPGFCTAIVSLKWRLHFEFVTSREPGLILLPPVEQPEPATWTGPEQVPVDTFSWDLPIKVLPTSPTLASYAAPGPSTSTITI
- the Rgp1 gene encoding RAB6A-GEF complex partner protein 2 isoform X1; amino-acid sequence: MIEVVAELSRGPVFLAGEALECVVTVTNPLPPTATSASSEALAWASAQIHCQFHASESRVALPPPDSSQPDVQPDSQTVFLPHRGERGQCILSTPPKILFCDLRLDPGESKSYSYSEVLPIEGPPSFRGQSVKYVYKLTIGCQRVNSPITLLRVPLRVLVLTGLQDVRFPQDEAVAPSSPFLEEDEGGKKDSWLAELAGERLMAATSCRSLHLYNISDGRGKVGTFGIFKSVYRLGEDVVGTLNLGEGTVACLQFSVSLQTEERVQPEYQRRRGTGGAPSVSHVTHARHQESCLHTTRTSFSLPIPLSSTPGFCTAIVSLKWRLHFEFVTSREPGLILLPPVEQPEPATWTGPEQVPVDTFSWDLPIKVLPTSPTLASYAAPGPSTSTITI